The region TAGAATAACTAAAAAAAACATTTGGGAGCATAAGTATCAATTTTCATAAAAGAAAATTATGCTACTTATTGTTAGAGAACTAGTAGTGTTGTGCAAAAGTGCAAAAGTTTTCTGCAAATCGCTAAACCCGAATAAACCGTTCAAATCAAACCGAAAAAATAGACAAAAATGCAACTCAAATAACCCGACAAAAATTCAAACCGTCTAATTATTATATTGGGTCGTTTGATAATTATACCAACCCGCCTAAATAACCTGAATAAACAGATTAAGAGTTTTTTTTACATTTATACATACATATTTTACATATATTACATGTACTATTAAATATTGTTTTTTAACAATGAATTTAAAATAATGTTTTAAAGTTTCAATTTAGAATAATATGTCTAAATTTAGAAGATGTATACTATAATGTTAGTTTGTTGAATctaattaattgaatatttaaaaaaaaaacgtaaACCCGACCAAATCGCTTAAAACATTGGAcaggttgaattttttttttatttggacaGGTTAGAGTTGAATTTTTGCAACTCAATTTTTACATTGGGTtgattaaaatttgattttttttttcagttgtagtctcaattatttatattttgtaacacttaggtccTAAAAGTTGATTTTGTAATTGTTAGAAacctaaatgatacgatttgaaaaaATTAGGAACCTAACTTATACAAAATCAATTTTTGGGAcccaactaaaaaaaaaaaaggtgaaaaCCAGCAGGACTTAAAGATACATAATACAACAAATAAAAGTTAGATTTATACAAGAAGCAACTTAAGTTTTTGTGATATTTGAAGcatgcttgattttttttttccttggTAAGCACGGTCGAATTTTAAACAAGCCACTTCACCatcaataaaaattattttatcttttaagaagaacaaaatatttttttataaaaacatcataaaatattaACCATTTTACATAGGGAAAAAATCAGTTTGGCTACTAGGTTTTTTCTAAATTGGCGATCGGttattgtgttttgttaaatgataattcttAGCTCTTCGACTACTTTATTCGCTTCTCTGAACCCATTGCATTACTAACGACCtgagaattgatcttataattgagaATATTTTGACTAAAATCAGGTCTAGGGTATtactttgatccattttgtaaaatacagagtctgaattataatttaaaaaacacATGGGCCGATTACGTATTCGAGAAAAATACAAGTGCGAAAATAGTATTttcccttttatatatatataaaaaataattactaagaGGCACCACTGGTGCCAACACCACAATGAAGTGGCATAACgctattggtgcaatccaatatcgagtcccacttatttgaatttaataagtattatgagatATTGCTAACTAATCATAAAGTGACAACTCATAAGGTGTTgattaggggtgttcataaaaccgctCACACCGCACAAACCGCCTACACCGCATCGCACCATAATTTGCGGTTTAGAACCCTTCGCGGTGCGGTTGCAGTTAGTATTTTTGCCAAACTGCGCGGTGCGgtttgcggttttaaattttatgaatgcggttcaaaccacaccgcaccacaccacatcattatatatattaacttttttataattttactacatttaaagttaatgcataaatatttatatgagataatataatatacacaatatttaggaaaaatatataatgtttcataggatgctaccacatattctacttcaatataaatatattccttcttaattaaaataatatttacttttatattacattttttatttgttatatttttattattttgcttaAACTTTATTAGTTTATtgtacatttatttattttgttaaacactctatagctatgagatttattatgaatcttttttaattataatatttaattgttaaattatttggcaaTTGGTATACACCGCCCACACCACACTGCTCTATACTGCATTTTTGCGGTGTGATTTGAGGTCTATGCGGTGCGGGTTACGGTTTAAAAAATTGTTCAAACTGCATATGCGGTGCAgtccaaaaaaattagaaaaaaccgCACCAACCCACCACGAACACCCTTAGGGACCGTTTGATATGAGGAGTTCACAGTTTTCATATTACTGAGAAAGTTGAAGAGGGTAATCTGACAGTCTAGAAACTTACATtattgtgtttggttgtgcactataatcttatctatgattccttggaatatcactttctgtgtttggttgtgcatgagaatatgttaagttttcatattttcataaaattaatataataatatatttcatcaaaataatttataaacaattttactattttttaacaaaattaaaaaaatacatctattgaatactagaatcaagtatagttttaaaaattacaaaaatacccttattttatttgttattttaaattaaagtaataatataaaggctttacaaataaatttatttaaataaacaaatattatttatcattttatagtttgatatatgtatatttttttttaataagcttcaaaaataaaataagtcattagctaaaaaattattggtttaagatttttttttttaaaataataattttgaagtgtttcacattctTGGGTATCTGAAAACCACTTGTTAAATGAGTTTCACTTGAACCTAGAATCAAGAAAAGTTAAAACCCCTGGATTACAGATTCTCaagttaaaaaaattcaaacccaGTACCAAACATAAGAAAATATTCAGATTCTTATTCTCGTATTCAGATTCCTGCATATAAAACGACTTATTTATCACTTAAGTTGCCAAATGacgtcaaaaaaaaaaaaaaaattttgatgGGGCCCACTCCAAGACTTGTATATCCATAACATGTCTATCCTATCTACTTCCTTCCCAATGCCACTTGAGAGCCTTTTTGTTTCTACTAACCAAGTATCCGCCGGCTGCCACCGAACAACgtgctcatatatatatatatatatatatatatatataaccactCATCACCGTTTCATTTCAAACACTCTCTTCTCTTATCTTCTCCATTATGGCCGTCGTTCGAGAGCGTCGCCAGCTCAATCTCCGCCTCCCTCTGCCCGACATCTCCGACCGCTGCCCTCGCTTCCCTCTCCCGCTTCCTCCCTCCGCCGAAACCAACcgctcttcctcttcctcttcctcatcTGCCAACATCTCATGCACCGACCTCGAGAAGATTCAAGTCCTCGGCCGTGGAAACGGCGGAACCGTCTACAAAGTCCGCCACAAGAAAACCTCAGCCACCTACGCTTTAAAGATCGTCCACGGCGACTCCGACTCCAACGTCCGCCGCCAGCTCTTCCGCGAGATGGAGATTCTCCGCCGTACTGACTCGCCTCACGTCGTCCGATGCCACGAgatcttcgagaaaccctccGGTGACTTTGGGATACTCATGGAGTATATGGATTACGGAACCCTCGATAATGTTCTGAAATCCGAAGGAACTTTCTCGGAATCCAAACTGGCTGACGTGGCTAGGAAAGTCCTCGACGGTCTTCACTACCTTCACTCGCACAAGATCATTCATCGTGATATCAAGCCGGCGAATCTGCTTGTGAATTCGAAGATGGAGGTGAAGATCGCCGATTTCGGAGTCAGCAAAATCATGTGCCGGACCTTGGATGCCTGCAACTCCTACGTCGGGACCTGCGCTTACATGAGTCCGGAGAGGTTCGACCCGGAGACTTACGGCGGAAACTACGACGGTTACGCCGGAGATATCTGGAGCTTGGGTCTGACTCTAATGGAGCTCTATATGGGTCACTTTCCTTTGCTTCCGGCGGGTCAAAGACCCGATTGGGCGACCCTTATGTGCGCTATCTGCTTCGGTGAGCCACCGGCTCTGCCGGAAACTGCCTCCGGTGAGTTCAGGAGCTTCGTCGAGTGTTGTTTGCAGAAAGAGTCGAGCAAGAGGTGGTCCGCCGCTCAGTTGTTGGGTCACCCGTTCCTCTGTAAAGGCCAAAGACCCGAATCCGAACATTAGACCCGACCCGAATGGACTATAGGATCCGCCCAAGTTTTGTAGATACTTTGTTCTTGTACAGTTAAtttgattagttttatttaattaaatctcAAAAGTTTTTAGATTGAGAGATTGAGCAGCTACCAAAGTTAGATAATGGGATTTGGTTTCAAAGACTCAatttttattatctttttattaatataaatctTTTTATTTAAATCTTCTTTCATTTATATCAATGAAAATATAATTTGTTGTTAATATTCATTTTGTGGtgtttaattataaattaaagaATATGATTTGGAAGTGGCAACAAGACAACAactataaaagaaaaatatttatttcattataataaaaacaaattataTTAAGTTAATTTCTAGATTGGCACTCCAAGTGTAAAAATCAAAGTTGAAAACTTTGTTATTTTCGTTGGGTTTAAGTAGGGATAAATttgttttcaaatgattttgtactctaatttatttttgataattttttttaaaatgattttttgattatctgattaaattataagagattattttataaataattataaaaattaagctaaattataaaataattttaaaaaatatgtcattttaacacaggatcatttatttatttatggaaaataatttttttatattgttttattaaaaaacttctttgatgttatttttttatttatttatataatttgatgttattatattaataatcCGTGCATGCGCGAAGGGAATCAAATCAAATATCATGATTAATgccattgattttttttttaaatatttagaaaaaaattgtgataatattccttttatatttgtttgtatgtATATATGAAATTATTTTATTTCACGTTTTCTAATTGTTTCACATTCTTTTATGCACGCTTCAACTATACTTGAAATGAATAACGTTTTAAATATTATCTACAAAATGTAAGAAATAatttattctttttttctttgcTCTTATCTTTTtgcataataattataattatatcatTTTGGACTTATAttgagaaaatgaaaagaatcttcttagttatatttaaaaaatattatttaagatTTTTGCATCCCGGACTATAATATGTACACTAttatatcatttaattttttcGAGCCGTTAAAAATTATCCATAAACTATTTACAGTCTTGTAAAGTGGGACTTCTGTTAAGTTTCATCTCATATGGTTGACAAAATGATGACGTGGCTCTTGATTACTAATGTGTCATTGTCACGcatgtaatttaaaataaaaaataatttagaattcaaaaatacatattttcttattaatttaaaattaaaaaaaatgtttgcaTTGTCCGTGAAGAGAACCCCCGATGTCACCACAAGCTCGAATCTAACAGCTCGTCGTGTTGAGAACTTCACAAGCTACCCCGACTTTCATCGCACCGCCCCAATTAAGATCTCCTCGACTCCGACCTCGTCGTCGCTTGTGTGCTCCGGACTCACCTAGTTTGAGAGGAagatgaaagagaaaaagaagatgaacatatattttttttaaataagttaATAGGGTTTAATAATttctttataaataaataattctgattataatgtaatatattttaattttttaattaaattatttatttttaatgatgaTGAAGTTaataaagttttaattaaatgattttaggttgtattttttttaatatttgaaattttatttaattaatatattaagaaTTAATAAgacaaaacaattttttttaaaaaaatttgtaattatatttttattttaaattaataagaaaaaatatattttttatttttaaattattttttcattttaagtTACACACGTGATACTAACGTGACAATGACACATTAGTGACCGAAGAGGCACGTCAACATTCTGTTAGTCACATGAGATAAAACTTAACAGAAATCTCACTTTACAAGACTGTGAATAATTTAAGGATAATTTTTAACGACCCGAAAAAATTAGGAAACTCAATAATATACATGTTATAATTTGATAGGCAAAATCCTAAATAGTCCTTTTTA is a window of Humulus lupulus chromosome 4, drHumLupu1.1, whole genome shotgun sequence DNA encoding:
- the LOC133831717 gene encoding mitogen-activated protein kinase kinase 9-like; the encoded protein is MAVVRERRQLNLRLPLPDISDRCPRFPLPLPPSAETNRSSSSSSSSANISCTDLEKIQVLGRGNGGTVYKVRHKKTSATYALKIVHGDSDSNVRRQLFREMEILRRTDSPHVVRCHEIFEKPSGDFGILMEYMDYGTLDNVLKSEGTFSESKLADVARKVLDGLHYLHSHKIIHRDIKPANLLVNSKMEVKIADFGVSKIMCRTLDACNSYVGTCAYMSPERFDPETYGGNYDGYAGDIWSLGLTLMELYMGHFPLLPAGQRPDWATLMCAICFGEPPALPETASGEFRSFVECCLQKESSKRWSAAQLLGHPFLCKGQRPESEH